One Sphingomonas sp. FARSPH genomic region harbors:
- the sul1 gene encoding sulfonamide-resistant dihydropteroate synthase Sul1, with protein sequence MVTVFGILNLTEDSFFDESRRLDPAGAVTAAIEMLRVGSDVVDVGPAASHPDARPVSPADEIRRIAPLLDALSDQMHRVSIDSFQPETQRYALKRGVGYLNDIQGFPDPALYPDIAEADCRLVVMHSAQRDGIATRTGHLRPEDALDEIVRFFEARVSALRRSGVAADRLILDPGMGFFLSPAPETSLHVLSNLQKLKSALGLPLLVSVSRKSFLGATVGLPVKDLGPASLAAELHAIGNGADYVRTHAPGDLRSAITFSETLAKFRSRDARDRGLDHA encoded by the coding sequence ATGGTGACGGTGTTCGGCATTCTGAATCTCACCGAGGACTCCTTCTTCGATGAGAGCCGGCGGCTAGACCCCGCCGGCGCTGTCACCGCGGCGATCGAAATGCTGCGAGTCGGATCAGACGTCGTGGATGTCGGACCGGCCGCCAGCCATCCGGACGCGAGGCCTGTATCGCCGGCCGATGAGATCAGACGTATTGCGCCGCTCTTAGACGCCCTGTCCGATCAGATGCACCGTGTTTCAATCGACAGCTTCCAACCGGAAACCCAGCGCTATGCGCTCAAGCGCGGCGTGGGCTACCTGAACGATATCCAAGGATTTCCTGACCCTGCGCTCTATCCCGATATTGCTGAGGCGGACTGCAGGCTGGTGGTTATGCACTCAGCGCAGCGGGATGGCATCGCCACCCGCACCGGTCACCTTCGACCCGAAGACGCGCTCGACGAGATTGTGCGGTTCTTCGAGGCGCGGGTTTCCGCCTTGCGACGGAGCGGGGTCGCTGCCGACCGGCTCATCCTCGATCCGGGGATGGGATTTTTCTTGAGCCCCGCACCGGAAACATCGCTGCACGTGCTGTCGAACCTTCAAAAGCTGAAGTCGGCGTTGGGGCTTCCGCTATTGGTCTCGGTGTCGCGGAAATCCTTCTTGGGCGCCACCGTTGGCCTTCCTGTAAAGGATCTGGGTCCAGCGAGCCTTGCGGCGGAACTTCACGCGATCGGCAATGGCGCTGACTACGTCCGCACCCACGCGCCTGGAGATCTGCGAAGCGCAATCACCTTCTCGGAAACCCTCGCGAAATTTCGCAGTCGCGACGCCAGAGACCGAGGGTTAGATCATGCCTAG
- a CDS encoding recombinase family protein translates to MLIGYARVSKADGSQSLDLQHDALRAAGVERDNIYDDLASGGRDDRPGLTACLKSLRDGDVLVVWKLDRLGRSLAHLVNTVKELSDRKIGLRVLTGKGAQIDTTTASGRMVFGIFATLAEFERDLIRERTMAGLASARARGRKGGRKFALTKAQVRLAQAAMAQRDTSVSDLCKELGIERVTLYRYVGPKGELRDHGKHVLGLT, encoded by the coding sequence ATGCTGATCGGATATGCCCGCGTCTCCAAAGCCGATGGCTCGCAGTCTCTCGACCTGCAGCACGACGCCTTGCGCGCCGCAGGTGTCGAACGGGACAATATCTATGATGATCTTGCTTCCGGCGGTCGTGATGATCGCCCTGGCTTGACTGCCTGCCTCAAGTCATTGCGTGACGGCGATGTGCTGGTGGTCTGGAAGCTCGATCGCCTCGGACGATCGCTTGCCCATCTGGTCAACACGGTGAAGGAGCTGTCAGACCGCAAGATCGGCCTGCGGGTTCTGACTGGAAAGGGCGCTCAGATCGACACCACGACTGCGTCCGGTCGCATGGTGTTCGGAATCTTCGCCACCTTGGCCGAGTTCGAGCGGGATCTGATCCGAGAGCGCACCATGGCGGGTCTCGCCTCCGCGAGAGCGCGCGGTCGCAAGGGCGGACGAAAATTCGCGCTCACCAAAGCTCAGGTGCGTCTCGCGCAAGCCGCCATGGCCCAGCGCGATACTTCAGTTTCCGATCTCTGCAAGGAACTCGGCATCGAGCGCGTCACTCTCTACCGATATGTCGGTCCCAAAGGCGAGCTCAGAGACCATGGAAAGCATGTTCTCGGACTTACGTAG
- a CDS encoding IS3-like element IS1133 family transposase (programmed frameshift) has translation MSLKHSDEFKRDAVRIALTSGLTRRQVASDLSIGLSTLGKWIASISDETKIPTQDTDLLRENERLRKENRILREEREILKKAGNIFRSTKAVRFQFITDYRGSLSRSRICRLMGVTDRGLRAWKRRPPSLRQRRDLILLAHIREQHRLCLGSYGRPRMTEELKALGLQVGQRRVGRLMRQNNITVVRTRKFKRTTDSHHTFNIAPNLLKQDFSASAPNQKWAGDITYVWTREGWVYLAVILDLYSRRVIGWATGDRLKQDLALRALNMALALRKPPPGCIQHTDRGSQYCAHEYQKLLLKHQLLPSMSGKGNCFDNSAVESFFKSLKAELIWRRHWQTRRDIEIAIFEYINGFYNPRRRHSTLGWKSPVAFEKKAA, from the exons ATGTCATTAAAGCATAGTGATGAATTTAAGCGTGATGCAGTTCGCATAGCACTCACTAGTGGCTTAACACGCCGTCAAGTTGCGTCAGATTTAAGTATTGGGCTTTCCACGCTTGGGAAATGGATCGCATCAATTTCCGATGAAACTAAAATTCCTACCCAAGACACTGATCTTCTGCGTGAGAATGAACGTTTACGCAAAGAGAACCGTATCCTTCGGGAGGAGAGGGAGATATTAAAAAAGGCAG GCAATATTTTTCGCAGTACAAAAGCTGTGAGATTTCAGTTTATTACGGATTACCGTGGCTCTCTCTCACGTTCACGCATATGTCGTTTGATGGGCGTAACAGATCGTGGTTTACGTGCATGGAAACGCCGTCCTCCATCACTGCGCCAGCGTCGTGATCTTATACTTCTAGCGCATATACGTGAGCAGCATCGGTTGTGTTTGGGGAGCTATGGTAGGCCGCGTATGACAGAAGAGTTGAAAGCGCTGGGCCTGCAGGTTGGGCAGCGTCGGGTTGGACGTTTGATGCGCCAGAATAACATTACAGTTGTTCGAACGCGTAAATTCAAACGGACAACGGATAGTCATCATACCTTCAACATTGCACCGAACCTATTAAAACAAGACTTTAGCGCAAGCGCACCCAACCAGAAATGGGCAGGCGATATCACTTATGTTTGGACCAGAGAAGGATGGGTCTATCTTGCTGTTATCCTTGACCTGTATTCCCGTCGCGTGATTGGCTGGGCAACAGGTGATCGATTAAAGCAGGATCTTGCATTAAGGGCACTGAATATGGCGTTGGCTTTACGCAAACCACCACCGGGTTGTATTCAACACACAGACCGTGGGAGCCAATATTGCGCTCATGAATATCAAAAGCTACTGCTCAAACATCAATTGCTGCCGTCCATGAGCGGGAAAGGCAATTGTTTTGATAACTCCGCAGTAGAAAGCTTCTTTAAATCATTAAAGGCTGAGTTGATTTGGCGCAGACACTGGCAAACAAGGCGAGATATTGAGATTGCAATCTTCGAATATATAAATGGCTTTTATAATCCACGCCGAAGACATTCAACACTCGGCTGGAAATCGCCGGTGGCATTTGAGAAAAAAGCCGCTTAA
- the aph(3'')-Ib gene encoding aminoglycoside O-phosphotransferase APH(3'')-Ib encodes MNRTNIFFGESHSDWLPVRGGESGDFVFRRGDGHAFAKIAPASRRGELAGERDRLIWLKGRGVACPEVINWQEEQEGACLVITAIPGVPAADLSGADLLKAWPSMGQQLGAVHSLSVDQCPFERRLSRMFGRAVDVVSRNAVNPDFLPDEDKSTPQLDLLARVERELPVRLDQERTDMVVCHGDPCMPNFMVDPKTLQCTGLIDLGRLGTADRYADLALMIANAEENWAAPDEAERAFAVLFNVLGIEAPDRERLAFYLRLDPLTWG; translated from the coding sequence TTGAATCGAACTAATATTTTTTTTGGTGAATCGCATTCTGACTGGTTGCCTGTCAGAGGCGGAGAATCTGGTGATTTTGTTTTTCGACGTGGTGACGGGCATGCCTTCGCGAAAATCGCACCTGCTTCCCGCCGCGGTGAGCTCGCTGGAGAGCGTGACCGCCTCATTTGGCTCAAAGGTCGAGGTGTGGCTTGCCCCGAGGTGATCAACTGGCAGGAGGAACAGGAGGGTGCATGCTTGGTGATAACGGCAATTCCGGGAGTACCGGCGGCTGATCTGTCTGGAGCGGATTTGCTCAAAGCGTGGCCGTCAATGGGGCAGCAACTTGGCGCTGTTCACAGCCTATCGGTTGATCAATGTCCGTTTGAGCGCAGGCTGTCGCGAATGTTCGGACGCGCCGTTGATGTGGTGTCCCGCAATGCCGTCAATCCCGACTTCTTACCGGACGAGGACAAGAGTACGCCGCAGCTCGATCTTTTGGCTCGTGTCGAACGAGAGCTACCGGTGCGGCTCGACCAAGAGCGCACCGATATGGTTGTTTGCCATGGTGATCCCTGCATGCCGAACTTCATGGTGGACCCTAAAACTCTTCAATGCACGGGTCTGATCGACCTTGGGCGGCTCGGAACAGCAGATCGCTATGCCGATTTGGCACTCATGATTGCTAACGCCGAAGAGAACTGGGCAGCGCCAGATGAAGCAGAGCGCGCCTTCGCTGTCCTATTCAATGTATTGGGGATCGAAGCCCCCGACCGCGAACGCCTTGCCTTCTATCTGCGATTGGACCCTCTGACTTGGGGTTGA
- a CDS encoding APH(6)-I family aminoglycoside O-phosphotransferase has protein sequence MFMPPVFPAHWHVSQPVLIADTFSSLVWKVSLPDGTPAIVKGLKPIEDIADELRGADYLVWRNGRGAVRLLGRENNLMLLEYAGERMLSHIVAEHGDYQATEIAAELMAKLYAASEEPLPSALLPIRDRFAALFQRARDDQNAGCQTDYVHAAIIADQMMSNASELRGLHGDLHHENIMFSSRGWLVIDPVGLVGEVGFGAANMFYDPADRDDLCLDPRRIAQMADAFSRALDVDPRRLLDQAYAYGHCCKVSDEAAFCLIQRPYISKTLLTRRISPRGSP, from the coding sequence ATGTTCATGCCGCCTGTTTTTCCTGCTCATTGGCACGTTTCGCAACCTGTTCTCATTGCGGACACCTTTTCCAGCCTCGTTTGGAAAGTTTCATTGCCAGACGGGACTCCTGCAATCGTCAAGGGATTGAAACCTATAGAAGACATTGCTGATGAACTGCGCGGGGCCGACTATCTGGTATGGCGCAATGGGAGGGGAGCAGTCCGGTTGCTCGGTCGTGAGAACAATCTGATGTTGCTCGAATATGCCGGGGAGCGAATGCTCTCTCACATCGTTGCCGAGCACGGCGACTACCAGGCGACCGAAATTGCAGCGGAACTAATGGCGAAGCTGTATGCCGCATCTGAGGAACCCCTGCCTTCTGCCCTTCTCCCGATCCGGGATCGCTTTGCAGCTTTGTTTCAGCGGGCGCGCGATGATCAAAACGCAGGTTGTCAAACTGACTACGTCCACGCGGCGATTATAGCCGATCAAATGATGAGCAATGCCTCGGAACTGCGTGGGCTACATGGCGATCTGCATCATGAAAACATCATGTTCTCCAGTCGCGGCTGGCTGGTGATAGATCCCGTCGGTCTGGTCGGTGAAGTGGGCTTTGGCGCCGCCAATATGTTCTACGATCCGGCTGACAGAGACGACCTTTGTCTCGATCCTAGACGCATTGCACAGATGGCGGACGCATTCTCTCGTGCGCTGGACGTCGATCCGCGTCGCCTGCTCGACCAGGCGTACGCTTATGGGCACTGTTGCAAAGTTAGCGATGAGGCAGCCTTTTGTCTTATTCAAAGGCCTTACATTTCAAAAACTCTGCTTACCAGGCGCATTTCGCCCAGGGGATCACCATAA